Proteins from one Campylobacter concisus genomic window:
- a CDS encoding DUF1804 family protein translates to MAEKPNIKELAKELYLKGFSLERIAEILNKTVKTIKNYKSQNGDWDELKAASYLNKSGEDKQNIYQNFIEEMRLAVKDIRESELPAGKKAEALSKIGDSFVKMTKVASYENPAAYRLSIAKKVIMLVVDKFKDDENKECIKKLVELIESEKFVKAIEELDV, encoded by the coding sequence ATGGCTGAGAAACCGAATATCAAAGAGCTAGCAAAAGAGCTATATTTAAAAGGCTTCAGCCTTGAGCGCATAGCCGAAATTTTAAACAAGACCGTAAAAACCATAAAAAATTACAAATCTCAAAACGGCGACTGGGACGAACTAAAAGCAGCAAGCTATCTAAATAAAAGCGGAGAAGATAAGCAAAACATCTATCAAAACTTTATCGAAGAGATGCGCCTGGCCGTAAAAGATATAAGAGAGAGTGAACTGCCCGCGGGCAAAAAGGCCGAGGCGCTTTCAAAGATAGGCGATAGCTTTGTTAAGATGACCAAAGTTGCAAGCTACGAAAATCCGGCGGCGTACCGCTTAAGCATCGCCAAAAAGGTCATTATGCTAGTAGTCGATAAATTTAAAGACGACGAGAACAAAGAGTGCATAAAAAAACTCGTAGAGCTCATCGAGAGCGAGAAATTCGTCAAAGCTATAGAAGAGCTCGACGTTTAG